In Acidobacteriota bacterium, the genomic stretch CACTTTGGCTCTGGCGGCGGGTTGGCCGTCATCCAGCAATACGCGCCCGGTTAGGGCAGTTTCGGATTTGGTCTGCGCTGTAACGAAACTGCAAAACAGCAGCAGGCTGAAAGAAATGACTGATAACCGGCATTGTTTAATCATTCTTTTCCTCCTGCGGTTTGCGGGTTGGATCGTACGTCATCGTAACGCGAGCTTCCGCGCCGGATGCGACTGTGACTTTCTGTTTGTCTGCGGTCAGGCGTTGCATTTGTCCGGGACCGGTGGAGACAGACACACTGAGTTCCAGTTCGTATTCGCCGCCGGGAAGGTTGAGGAATTCGAAGCGCCCTTTTTCGTCAACCTGTGCCTCGAACCACTGGGGCATTAAATTACCCACCAGTTTCGCGCCCACGCTTTTCCATCCGCTCGGAAGCGGTTGGCCGCCGATGGTTTGCACCTGGCCGCGAATGATGCCGGAACCCGCTGTAAAAATTAGACGCACATTCGAAATTATTTCGCCCTTGGCCACTTCGATTTCGTTTTTGATTTCCACCCCGCCCCGTTCAATGCGGAGCAGGGAAAGAGGTTTTGCTCCGAAGGGCTGCACTCCGAACATGATTTTGCCCGGAGCAATTCCGGTCAGCAGAAAAGAGCCGTCGGGTTTAAGCGCTGAGCGACTGTGTGAAAGGGGTTGGTTGGATAACGTCGGCGGGCCCTCGCCTTCGGATTCAGTCTGGGCGTACACCCAAATTTGGGTCAATTTTGATTTGATCGTCAGATCGGTTGAACCTTCAATGGAGCTGGTTCCACTGATGACGCCGCCGCGGATGGCCTTGATTTCAACATCGGAAATGTCGCCGTCAACGATTTCAAAGCTTGACGGTTCAGCATAAAACTCGCTGCTCTGATCCCAGCCACTGGTAATTCCTGTTTTGTATGTACCTCGTGATAGTCCTGTTAGCCGGAAGTTCCCCATCCGATCCGTCTTGGAGTAATCGCTGCCTCCTCCTTCATCGTCGCCACCCTCCGGGCTTGAACGGATTTTCTCGCCGCTGACGTGGACATTGGGAACAGGATTGCCGGTGTCCGCTTCGATAACGCGTCCGATGGCCACATACCTTTTCCGCATTGCGCCGAGCCGTAGATTGATGTTCGTCACTTCTTTTCCGGCGTTGACTTCGATGATCTGGGCCTGATTTTCATTGGCGGCGTCGGGGTAAAACACGGGCGGATATTTTTCATCTGAAAAGAAGTTTTCGCCGCCCGCACCAACAACATAATTGCCTGGAGGCAAGCCGTAAATTCGATACACGCCGCGATCATCTGTCGTTCCTTCGCCGAACTCGCCTCTGTGCGGTTGAAGGCGCCGTTGGCCATTCGGTTCAACCGTAACACGAAACAGGCGCAAGGAATGTGCGATGACCGGGCGACCTTCGGAATCGGTGACTTGACCGGTGATGACGCCTCCGCGCACCAACGAAAAATCCACATTGGTTTGGGATTCGCCCGCGTCCAGAGTCAATGTTTTCGGTTCGGAGTTCGGTTGATTTGCGTTGGAGGAGACAAAGGCTTTGGAGCCTGAAACCACCAGATAACGCCCCGTTGGCAGATTGTTCATCTGGTATCTGCCATCGCCATCCGTGCGGGTTTGATGAATGCTCCTGTGAATAGAACCGTCGGGAGATTGAAGAATCGGTTGTGGCTGATCCCAGTGCGCAGGAGCTTCGACGGCGGAAACCTGAACGTTAACCGCCGGTTGTCCGTTGATGGTGACGCGGCCAGAAATGGAACAGTTGCGCGGGCGCACATCGCGCTGTAACTCAGAAGAACGAGTTTGGGCTGTTGCCAAAGTGGGAAAGAATGCGAGAGCGAACAAACAGAAAAATCTGACAAAGGAGTTGGGCTGCATACTGGCTCCTTGACGAATTACCGAGCAATTTCAGTTAGTCGAAGTTTGGCTTCCTTCGGCGCTATCGAATCTGCGAAAAGGGAGTTGGGCGCAGAAACGACGCGTGGATATTAGACACCGCTTCAGGGTCTGTCCAGCCGGGTTTGGTTTTGACGCGCGCCCAATCCGCGTTGGAGCGAAATGCGTCCCAGACTTTGTCGCGCGCGGCCATGTTGTCGTATCCAAGCATGTAGGTCAGCGACGGCAACCGCGTTCCGATTATGCCCTCGCCAAAAAAGACGGGCAGCATGCCGCAGGCGCGGAAAATCTTGATCTCTTCCTGATTGAACATGTCCACTTTGTTTCGCAGCGTGAAGGCGTTGCGCGATTCATAGGTGCGAAGCTCGAACAAGCGCGCCGGTTGTTTATCGCCTGGCGCGGGCGGCAGTTCGACTTTGGGATGCGATTCGAAGGCTTTCAGCAGCGTGGATTCCACCCGCACGTACGGCATGTCGCTGGCGGTTTCAAACGCGCGCCAGGCAGCCAGGAATTCTTTGTCGTTGGTGGCGGCCATTGTGGATTGCATTTCGGCCAGCGACTTGTAATCCAACAGCACGATCAACGAAGGCGTGAACTGGCCCGCGACGACCGTGAAACAGCCAATTGGCCCGACGCCGAGTTTTTGCATGCGCGGAACGAAATGACCCTGAAAGAAATCGTTGATCTTTGCGGGTTGAATGTCGTTGCGCAGTTGGTACGTGCGCAGTTCGTAAAAGTGATTGGCTTCAGCGGACGTAGCAAGATTGGTTA encodes the following:
- a CDS encoding NIPSNAP family protein — translated: MNRRNVLKTGLAASIAGASEITNLATSAEANHFYELRTYQLRNDIQPAKINDFFQGHFVPRMQKLGVGPIGCFTVVAGQFTPSLIVLLDYKSLAEMQSTMAATNDKEFLAAWRAFETASDMPYVRVESTLLKAFESHPKVELPPAPGDKQPARLFELRTYESRNAFTLRNKVDMFNQEEIKIFRACGMLPVFFGEGIIGTRLPSLTYMLGYDNMAARDKVWDAFRSNADWARVKTKPGWTDPEAVSNIHASFLRPTPFSQIR
- a CDS encoding carboxypeptidase regulatory-like domain-containing protein — its product is MQPNSFVRFFCLFALAFFPTLATAQTRSSELQRDVRPRNCSISGRVTINGQPAVNVQVSAVEAPAHWDQPQPILQSPDGSIHRSIHQTRTDGDGRYQMNNLPTGRYLVVSGSKAFVSSNANQPNSEPKTLTLDAGESQTNVDFSLVRGGVITGQVTDSEGRPVIAHSLRLFRVTVEPNGQRRLQPHRGEFGEGTTDDRGVYRIYGLPPGNYVVGAGGENFFSDEKYPPVFYPDAANENQAQIIEVNAGKEVTNINLRLGAMRKRYVAIGRVIEADTGNPVPNVHVSGEKIRSSPEGGDDEGGGSDYSKTDRMGNFRLTGLSRGTYKTGITSGWDQSSEFYAEPSSFEIVDGDISDVEIKAIRGGVISGTSSIEGSTDLTIKSKLTQIWVYAQTESEGEGPPTLSNQPLSHSRSALKPDGSFLLTGIAPGKIMFGVQPFGAKPLSLLRIERGGVEIKNEIEVAKGEIISNVRLIFTAGSGIIRGQVQTIGGQPLPSGWKSVGAKLVGNLMPQWFEAQVDEKGRFEFLNLPGGEYELELSVSVSTGPGQMQRLTADKQKVTVASGAEARVTMTYDPTRKPQEEKND